In one Dreissena polymorpha isolate Duluth1 chromosome 7, UMN_Dpol_1.0, whole genome shotgun sequence genomic region, the following are encoded:
- the LOC127839315 gene encoding uncharacterized protein LOC127839315 isoform X1 codes for MNTCKELAIGITLFLIGVFAQPLDQYQLRCRLCNNARTLSDCMKLAICDNRTEECYMEQVITDAFTSQYRGGCRSITQCNGGTAVATGKRDAGIVCSQCCGYANDCNSRLCGIRQDNLASSLCYFCDDMKSTQGSVSRPEDCITFTACDSDQVCFARNEYSPGSPVTFSYGCQNTFICKLLMRRVFEDMDHCHNNTLHECQHASVLCNVCCGDSGCNYGDCKSITERLYRLHKSGNFNMTTLQTTSRP; via the exons ATGA aTACATGTAAGGAACTTGCTATTGGGATCACTCTCTTCCTGATTGGTG TGTTTGCCCAACCCCTGGACCAGTATCAACTGCGGTGTCGACTCTGTAACAACGCTCGGACACTAAGCGATTGCATGAAACTGGCGATATGCGACAACAGGACCGAG GAATGTTATATGGAGCAGGTGATTACAGACGCCTTTACATCTCAGTACAGAGGAGGCTGCCGATCAATTACA CAATGCAATGGCGGTACAGCAGTTGCAACAGGAAAGCGGGATGCGGGCATCGTTTGCTCCCA atgctgCGGATATGCAAATGATTGTAACAGTCGCCTTTGTGGGATTAGACAAG ATAATCTCGCCTCATCCCTGTGCTACTTCTGTGACGACATGAAATCGACCCAAGGATCGGTGTCTCGTCCTGAGGACTGCATCACATTCACCGCATGTGATTCTGATCAA GTCTGCTTTGCTCGCAATGAATACAGCCCAGGATCGCCCGTGACATTTAGTTACGGATGCCAGAACACGTTT ATATGTAAGTTATTGATGAGACGAGTGTTTGAAGATATGGATCATTGTCATAACAATACGCTCCATGAATGTCAACATGCAAGTGTCCTATGCAACGTTTGTTGCGGGGATTCAGGCTGCAATTACGGAGATTGTAAATCAATAACAG AGCGTCTATACCGCCTCCATAAGAGCGGGAACTTCAACATGACAACACTCCAGACAACATCAAGGCCATAG
- the LOC127839315 gene encoding uncharacterized protein LOC127839315 isoform X2: MNTCKELAIGITLFLIGVFAQPLDQYQLRCRLCNNARTLSDCMKLAICDNRTEECYMEQVITDAFTSQYRGGCRSITQCNGGTAVATGKRDAGIVCSQCCGYANDCNSRLCGIRQDNLASSLCYFCDDMKSTQGSVSRPEDCITFTACDSDQICKLLMRRVFEDMDHCHNNTLHECQHASVLCNVCCGDSGCNYGDCKSITERLYRLHKSGNFNMTTLQTTSRP, from the exons ATGA aTACATGTAAGGAACTTGCTATTGGGATCACTCTCTTCCTGATTGGTG TGTTTGCCCAACCCCTGGACCAGTATCAACTGCGGTGTCGACTCTGTAACAACGCTCGGACACTAAGCGATTGCATGAAACTGGCGATATGCGACAACAGGACCGAG GAATGTTATATGGAGCAGGTGATTACAGACGCCTTTACATCTCAGTACAGAGGAGGCTGCCGATCAATTACA CAATGCAATGGCGGTACAGCAGTTGCAACAGGAAAGCGGGATGCGGGCATCGTTTGCTCCCA atgctgCGGATATGCAAATGATTGTAACAGTCGCCTTTGTGGGATTAGACAAG ATAATCTCGCCTCATCCCTGTGCTACTTCTGTGACGACATGAAATCGACCCAAGGATCGGTGTCTCGTCCTGAGGACTGCATCACATTCACCGCATGTGATTCTGATCAA ATATGTAAGTTATTGATGAGACGAGTGTTTGAAGATATGGATCATTGTCATAACAATACGCTCCATGAATGTCAACATGCAAGTGTCCTATGCAACGTTTGTTGCGGGGATTCAGGCTGCAATTACGGAGATTGTAAATCAATAACAG AGCGTCTATACCGCCTCCATAAGAGCGGGAACTTCAACATGACAACACTCCAGACAACATCAAGGCCATAG